A window of Candidatus Paceibacterota bacterium genomic DNA:
TTTGTTTTTATTTTTCAAAGAACTATGTTGTTACCTCTCTATAGCCGAGGTTCGCTCTGATAAAAAGAACTATTGAATAGAAATTGCTTCTAAAAAACCTTCAAATTCTTTATCGCATTCATCTGAAAATAATACTTCTTCAAAAATATACACTTTATCCTTGGTTGGAATTTTAATAGTGATGTATTTACCAATAGCTTCTCTCAATATAGTAGTTTCCTGTAGGGCTTCTCTCTGGGCTATTAAAATTGCTGCAATCCCTCTTTCATGCATATCTTCTTTTTCTTCTGACGAGGCTTCTTTATAAAAGTCTATCATGTCTTTTACTTCTTTTGCTCCTATATAAGGATACATCACAAAATCTTCGCCATAATGTTTAACACGTCTTTCTTTTAGTCGGCTAATTTGTATTTCGACTAGACATCCCTGTGGTGAATGATAATTAAAGTCTTTAGAATATAAAATTACATATCGTTCTGACTCCATTCCAGTCATATCCATTCCTATTTTTGCATTCCACTCTGTAGGAATTTTTATTTTAAATCCGTCTTTTTGATTTACAATAAATTTTTCTCCGGAGGCCTCTAATATAGTATAATCTTTGGCTAACGCAATCATTTTCTCTAATTTTCTATTTTCTAGAAAATTTTCTATTTTATCTTCTTGCCAGCAAAAAAATAATCCTCCGACAGCAAGGATTGAAACAAACACAAAAACAAAAATAACTTTTTTATTTAAAAATTTCTTAAAATTTGGCATGTTTCCCTATCATACACGTCCTAAAATAAAAAAACAAGCTTTCTATTGTGGAAAACTAAAATGAAGTTCTCTGTTTAGCCTGTTGAGGAGAGGCCTCAACAGATTTACATCCCCATAAATTCCCTGATCTTGGTAACAGGAATAGCGCTGACGTTGCCTTTGGAATTAATTGTATTTATCCCCAATATCTCCCCCTGGATGTTGAACAACGGACTGCCAACCAAAAGCACGCTTTCTGTAATATTTGTTTGTATTGAATCCTGGTCAAAGCTTTTGACAATTCCTTCATTAACCGTTTTTTCGACCTGCTGGACCCCGTCTTTGACCGAACCAAAAGTAATACCGACCAAAAATACCCTTTCCCCCAGTTTAAACTTGTCCAAAGAAGCAAAACCAACTGTAGTTAAAGAAGAATCAGCCAATTTCAGCAAAGCCAGGTTTTCCTGCAAATCCCTTTTTAAAACCTGGAAAGAAATCTCTTTGCCATCCAAGAAAAAACTAAAAACTGCGCCTTGCGGTACTAATTCTGCCAAAGTAACCATTAAGCCGTCCGAAGTGACAATTAATCCTGAACCCTGCAAAACAGTGCCGTACTTGTTTTTGGTTTTGATGCCGACAACTGTCTTTTCCACTCTTTCAATCGCATCCACCAGAGCAGTGTTTTCCTGGATATATACCTGGTTTGTCTCTGTCAGATAAACAGGGTTCTTTTCCAGGCCGTACTCGTAAAAAAGCGGCCTTTCAATGAAATAAGGCCAGAGGATCTGGTCAGCGAAAATACCTCCGACTATCCCGACCACGAAAACGCCGACAATTATTAAAAGCTTTTTTGACATTATTGTATTAACACTTTATCTTTTCTAATATTCTTTTCGACTAAATCCTTGTCAATCCTGAAAACAATATTATCATCTTCCATATCAACCAGAATACTGTCTCTTGCTTTAATATCGCCGGAAACTATTTTCAAAGCCAAAGGGTCCAAAATCATTTTTTGAATCACTCTTTTCAGAGGCCTGGCTCCCAGATTCTGGTCAAATCCTTTTTCAGCCAAGAATTCCTTGGCTCTCTCTGTAGTCTTTATATTAATGCCCTTTTGATTGAAACGCTCGGTAATATTGGCCAATTGCAAATCAACTATCTTTTTTATCTCCGGCTTCCCGAGATAGTTGAAAATAATGATGTCGTCAATCCTGTTCAAGAATTCAGGCCGGAAATTATCCTTCAAAGCTGACATCACTTTTTCTTTTAAATCGCCTTTCCACTCTTCACCCTCAATGAATCCCAAAGAAGCTTCCCTGGCAATAATGTCTGAACCGACATTGGAAGTCAAAATCAAGATAGCGTTCTTGAAAGAAGCTGTCCTGCCTTTGGCATCAGTCAGCCTGCCATCTTCTAAAATCTGCAAAAGAATGTTGAAAACTTCAGGATGGGCTTTTTCAATTTCATCCAGCAAGATTGCGCTGTACGGCCTTCTCCTGATTTTGTCTGTCAACTGGCCTCCTTCCTCGTACCCGACATAGCCAGGAGGAGAACCGATCATCCTGGAAACAGTATGCTTTTCCATATACTCTGACATATCCAAACGGATCAGAGCGCTTTCATCGTTGAAAAGAAACTCAGCCAAAGCTTTGGCAATTTCTGTTTTGCCAACGCCTGTCGGGCCCAGGAATATGAAAGAGCCCAAAGGCCTGTTTTCTTCTGAAATGCCGGCTCTTGCCCTGCGGATAGCGTTGGAAATGGCGATAATTGCCTCTCTCTGGCCGATAACTCTCTTAGCAAGGATATCTTCCATCTTTCCCAATTTCTTCACCTCTTCTTCCAAAAGACGGGTAACCGGAATTCCTGTCCAACGGGAAACAACCTGGGCCAAATCCTCTTCTGAAACCTCTTCTTTTAAAATAGGCCGCGACTTCTGGAACCTGGTCAGCTTTCTTTCAGCTGATTTTAATTCTTTCATGAGACCAGGCATTTTCCCGTATTTCAATTCCGCCGCCTTCTGTAAATCAGAAGAAGTCTCAGCCCTTTCTGCTTCAAACCGCAAATCCTCTATCTCTCTTTTAAGGTTTTTGATTTTAGCGATTATTTCTTTTTCCGACTGCCACTTAGCCTCAATTTCTTTTGCCTTTTCTTTCAAGTCAGCCAGTTGCCGGATAAGCACTTTTCCTTTTTTCTCGTTTTTTGACGTCACCTGCTTTTCAATTTCCTTTTTCTGGATTTCTCTTTTCAATTCTTCAAGCTCTGTGGGTTCTGACTCAATTTCCAATCTGAGAGAGCTCATTGCCTCATCCATCAAGTCAACTGCTTTGTCAGGCAAAAACCTGTCAGTAATGTAGCGATCCGCCAATTCAGCAGCTATCACTAAAGCTGAATCTTTTATCTTCACTCCGTGGTGAAGTTCGTATTTTTCCTTAATCCCCCGCAAAATAGCGACCGTATCTGAAATGGTCGGTTCTGAAACGTAAATCGGCTGGAACCTTCTTTCAAGCGCCGGATCTTTTTCAACGTATTTCTGATATTCCTTCAAAGTGGTTGCTCCAATAGCTTTCAACTCTCCTCTGGACAAAGCAGGCTTTAATAAATTGGAAGCGTCAATTGCTCCTTCAGCTGCTCCCGCTCCCACTAAAGTATGCAGCTCGTCAATAAACAAAAGATATCTGCCTGCAGCCCTGTTTAATTCTTTCAAAAGCGCTTTGACCCTGTCTTCAAATTCTCCCCGGTATTTCGTACCAGCCACCAAGGCTCCTAAATCCAAAGCAATGATTTCCTTGTCTTTCAAGGATTCCGGAACCTTATTAGAAATTATTTTCTGAGCCAGTCCTTCGACAACTGCTGTTTTGCCAACGCCAGCTTCACCAATTAAAACAGGATTATTTTTAGTCCTTCGAGACAAAACCTGCATTAGCCTGCGGATTTCGTTTTCCCTGCCGATTACCGGGTCCAGCTTTCCCTGGCGGGCCAGCTGAGTCAAATTCCTGGCGTACTTTTCAATAACCTGATATTTTGATTCCGGTTCAGGATCAGTTATTCTCTGACCTCCGCGAATCTGAGCCAAAGTTTTCAAAGCGGTATCATAATCAATTTTGCCGATTTCCAAGGAAGTAACGCCTCCTTCCGGCTGCAAAAAATTAGCTTTATCCAGAATTTCCTTTGCTTTGCTTTGTATATCCAGCAAAGACAAAAACAAATGTTCGACTGAAATATATTCATCCCCCATTTTAACTGCTTCCTGCCTGGCCCTTTCCAAAACCCTGGCCATATCCTGAGTCAAATACAATTGGCCGAAAACCTGGGGAGCGGCGATTGTCGGAATCTTTTCCAAAGAGACTTTCACCTTTCTTTGCAACCCTTCAATGTCAGCGCCTAATCTCTGCAGTAAATTCAAAACCACGCTTCCTTCCTGGGAAAGCAAAGCATGCAAAAGATGCAGGGAATCTATCTGCTGCTGGTTTCTTTCCTGGGCGGCAGTCTGCGCCTGCAATATAGCTTCCTGAGCTTTGTGGGTAAAATTGCCGTTCATAGTGGTAATACTAACTGCTGCTTCTTTCTCCCAAAACAGCTTCAATAATTTTTTCCTGGTCGTTCCTCAAAACCTTCAAAACAATACTGTCTCCGGGATTATACTTCATAATAATTTCAGATAAAGAATTGTCAACAGTAATCTTTTCGCCATTAATCTCCAAAATTATGTCATCTTCTTTCAAACCTGCTTTTTCAGCGCCGGAACCAGATTCAATCGCTGGCTCTTCATTTAATCCCTTTGTCAGCCAGGCGCCATAATCCGAACCCAGATCATTCTCCTTTTTGATCTTTTCTGTTATTAAAACATATCTGACTCCCAAAAAAGGATAAACA
This region includes:
- a CDS encoding AAA family ATPase, yielding MNGNFTHKAQEAILQAQTAAQERNQQQIDSLHLLHALLSQEGSVVLNLLQRLGADIEGLQRKVKVSLEKIPTIAAPQVFGQLYLTQDMARVLERARQEAVKMGDEYISVEHLFLSLLDIQSKAKEILDKANFLQPEGGVTSLEIGKIDYDTALKTLAQIRGGQRITDPEPESKYQVIEKYARNLTQLARQGKLDPVIGRENEIRRLMQVLSRRTKNNPVLIGEAGVGKTAVVEGLAQKIISNKVPESLKDKEIIALDLGALVAGTKYRGEFEDRVKALLKELNRAAGRYLLFIDELHTLVGAGAAEGAIDASNLLKPALSRGELKAIGATTLKEYQKYVEKDPALERRFQPIYVSEPTISDTVAILRGIKEKYELHHGVKIKDSALVIAAELADRYITDRFLPDKAVDLMDEAMSSLRLEIESEPTELEELKREIQKKEIEKQVTSKNEKKGKVLIRQLADLKEKAKEIEAKWQSEKEIIAKIKNLKREIEDLRFEAERAETSSDLQKAAELKYGKMPGLMKELKSAERKLTRFQKSRPILKEEVSEEDLAQVVSRWTGIPVTRLLEEEVKKLGKMEDILAKRVIGQREAIIAISNAIRRARAGISEENRPLGSFIFLGPTGVGKTEIAKALAEFLFNDESALIRLDMSEYMEKHTVSRMIGSPPGYVGYEEGGQLTDKIRRRPYSAILLDEIEKAHPEVFNILLQILEDGRLTDAKGRTASFKNAILILTSNVGSDIIAREASLGFIEGEEWKGDLKEKVMSALKDNFRPEFLNRIDDIIIFNYLGKPEIKKIVDLQLANITERFNQKGINIKTTERAKEFLAEKGFDQNLGARPLKRVIQKMILDPLALKIVSGDIKARDSILVDMEDDNIVFRIDKDLVEKNIRKDKVLIQ
- a CDS encoding serine protease, encoding MSKKLLIIVGVFVVGIVGGIFADQILWPYFIERPLFYEYGLEKNPVYLTETNQVYIQENTALVDAIERVEKTVVGIKTKNKYGTVLQGSGLIVTSDGLMVTLAELVPQGAVFSFFLDGKEISFQVLKRDLQENLALLKLADSSLTTVGFASLDKFKLGERVFLVGITFGSVKDGVQQVEKTVNEGIVKSFDQDSIQTNITESVLLVGSPLFNIQGEILGINTINSKGNVSAIPVTKIREFMGM